TGAACTTGCAAGGGGGAATCGTGCAATGGAGTGAGGAAGGATTGCCCATTATAAAGTAAATAATCCGGAACGGGCGTCGTACTGGGCATTGCAAAAAGAGTTATGTAAAGAAGGGACGATGGGATCAGAAGTAGTATGCTAATGAAGCTTTCATTACCTTGGTCGCAAAATGTTTAATAAAAGAAGATAGAGTATATGTTATACGACCCGGCCTTAAGAAAATCCAGGCCGGGTCGTGCCATGAGATTTTGAAATCCGGGAATAACCAAAGCTCCTGCGGTTTAAAGCTAATATACCGACAATTTTTGCAATGGGGACAAAAACAGAGGATTGCAATTTCAAGAGCGATGTTGAAAGATGCACCCATTGTTCTGTTGGATGAGGTTACGTCAGCACTTCGTCAAGGGATATATTCCCAATTACATGAAAAGAAGCTGGAAGAGAAAATGCCTAATTAATCAAGAAGAGTATTTATCAGCTGGATAATAAATGGAACCAAATATTATCAACTCCGTAAATACCATAGGCGAATTTCGTCTAATCATAACAACTTCAATATGAATAAAGTGAGGATGAATTGTATTGAAAGTCTGGAAAACTGTATTGTTTGTATTATTAAGTTTGTTTCTTCTCGCTGGTTGCGGCTTATCTGAAAAAAAGACGGAACCAGCAAATAGCCTGACCAGTTTCGAAGATGTGGCAAATTATCTAAAGGCCCATAACAAATTGCCGGATAATTTCATTACAAAAAATGAAGCTAAAAAACTGGGCTGGGACCCCCAGAAAGGAAACTTGCAGAATGTTGCTCCAGGAAAAAGCATTGGGGGTGATATTTATCAAAATCGTGAAGGAAAATTACCTAACAAAAAAGGAAGAGTCTTACATGAAGCGGATATCAATTATAAATCAGGCCACCGGGGTAAGGACAGAATTGTATTTTCAAATGATGGTTTAATTTACAAGACGGAAGACCATTACGAAACATTTCAACAAATGAAATGAATGATAGGAGGGATTTGGGGTTGCACGATATTTTATTAGATGGCAGGAAAATCGGTAACCTTGGACAACTGCATACTGTTTTGAAAGAAGCATTGGAGTTGCCCGATTATTATGGGAATAATCTTGACGCATTATGGGATTGTCTTACAGGATATGTTGCCATGCCGCTTACTATTCGGTGGGTACATTTTCAAGAAAGTGAAAAAAAGCTTGGGGATCATAGCCGGCTTTTACTTCAGCTTTTTCGGGATGCAGAAGAAGAACTGGAAGGTTTTCAACTGCTGCTTGAATAAGGATTGAACCGTTCATACCGTTGGTTTGAGCGGTTCATTTTTAAATTCAGTTGTTATTATGACGCTGAGTTTCCCCTCCGTTTCCAATAATAAGTTTCTTCCGAAGGCAGTCTGATTTATGGTGTCGCGATGGATCTTGCTCCTTATTATTGTATGCCTGATTTTAATGAGCGGAATTGGAGAGAACTTGTCGTGAACGATAGGGGCACCGAAATAGCCAATAAGTGTACTAAGAAAGTAAAAAGAACCCCCCGCACAGGGCTGGGGGGAAGAGGGGTGACAATGTTAGGAAATACCAGGATTATCATATTCAAATAAAATAAACAATGTTACCTCGAAGGGACTAATATAACTTGTACTTATCCTTTTTCCGTGACCTACTCCGTACATATTTTTATTTTTTGGGGAAATTCTTAATGTGGAATGGTCTTGTAGTTAAACCCCTGATAACCAGTATAAGGAGGCATTGCTTTGTTCCGTTTGTTTGTTTTAATTGGGATCACACTAATTGTCGGGTTGGCACCGCTGAATGCTTATGCGTTAAATGAACAACAGGATAAGGTAAAAGAGGAAATCACGCTTTTCTTGCAGCAGTTATACAAAGACCGAAACTCCTTTCTAATAAATCGGCTCCCCGAAACGATAAATAAGTATTATGTCCAGAATTTAAGGGGAAGTCGTTATGCTTACCAAATGGAACTCAAACGCGGCCAGTATATCAATTCGTGGGCAGATAAACGTGGTATAAGTCTTACGGAGGCGGTACCCGAAATACGAATCACCCGGATTAAAAGAGATGGGGAATTGGCAAAAATTTCTTTGGTGCAATCAGCAAAAATATCTTATGGCTACAAAGAACTTGACCTGCCGCCACAATCGTTTGGAGTCGGTACACGACATGCATTGACAGTAAAAAAGACAGACGGCAATTGGAAAGTACTACGTGAGTGGTATTTGGATCCGCTTGAAGAAAACCCGGATTTAATACCCGATCCACCGGCCGGATTTCCTCATCCTTTTGCCAATAGTGATTCTATACAAGCAAACAATAAAGGAAATAAATACAACCGTGAACATGCGGTAGAATATGCCAATAAATATGCGGGTTTAGCCTGGGGAGCCGGGAATAATAACCGGTATAACCGCAAGTACAAAGATTACACATCCTTGGGTGGCGACTGTACTAATTTTGTATCCCAGGTACTTGGGGATACAAAAGAAGGCGGCGGATTACGCATGAACGGTGCTTGGGGATATTGGGGAGGCGGAAGCCGGGCATGGGTACAAACTGATGCTTTTAAAAATTACTTGCTTTATTCCGGGTACGGGCGTCTGATTGCAAAGGGAGATTTTATGGAAGTTACCCGATCCAATGATAAATTTCCTGATGGTGCAATTGCTAAATTACAACCAGGTGATGTTATTGGTTACATATTGGAGGGGATGTTGACCATTTTTCAGTTGTAATCGGACATGATGCGAAAGGATATCCTTTAGTCAACTCTCATACTGCAGACCGTTATCGTGTCCCGTTTGACCTTGGCTGGGATAAATCAACTAAGTATCTTCTTATTCATATCAATGATTAATTGGGAAGCTGCAGAAAGTCTACCTCTACAATCTTGTTCATATAATCAAAGAAGACAAGGTTATACCGGGGTGAGAAGATGCAACTTCCTTCCTTTATTAAACAAACGGCGTTACGAACAAGTGTAATTTTTCTTGTTAAAATCATTGGCTTCACAGTTCGCATCCCCTTGTTCCGGATACTGGGTTCTGAAGGAACAGGGATTTACCAAATTGTTTATTCCGTTTACGGATTTGTGCTAACGTTACTTACCGGTGGTTTCCCAACATCATTAGCACTAACCACTGCCAAAAATAAACAGCGCGGCCGGCGACTATTCAAAGGTTTGGTTATACCTTTTTTAGTTTTTGGCGGAATTTCAAGTTTGATTTGCTATGCATTAGCCCCCAAACCGCCCGTTTGCTCGGGGATAGTCAATTAGAGTTTCCTATCCGCTGTTTAGCGCCAGCACTTTTGGTTGTACCGCTGCTTCAATTATTCCGCGGTTTTCTTCAAGGCATCGAATTTTACGGGTATATAGCCGCTTCTGAATTAATTGAACAAACTGTCAGGGTAAGTACCATGCTTTTATTTGTTCTATTATGGATCAATTATGGCACCCACGCTGCGGCAGGGGGAGCTGTTTTTGGTGCTTGCACGGGGGCTATTGCTGCTTTATGGTTTCTTTGGCTCACGATATACAAGAAAGGATTGATGAACGGCATTTCTGAAAATTCAAACCGCCCATCCTTCATAGTTGGATCAGGGATCCTATTATTACTGAAAACATCATTTGCTATCAGTTTAACACGGTTAATTATGCCGGCAGCCGATTTTCTCGATGCACTAATCATACCAAACAGGTTACAGGAATCTGGCCTGAACCAATCAGATGCCATTTCTATTTATGGGGAAATATTCGGAATGGCATCAATTATCGTATATATGCCTACTATTTTAACGGCAGCATTATCCTATACGATTGCTGCAAAATTGGCAGCAGACTGGCAGAACAATAATAAGGACAGCTTTGTTGAACGCTCCAGATTATCCATAGAAATCGGTTGGCTTAGCGGCATTGCTTCCATGTTATTTTTCTTTTTTCACGCTGATGAGCTTTCTGTGTTCATTTTCGGTAATAGCTCAGCCGCCAAAGCAATCCGTTTTATGGCCTTTGCTCCTTTGATTGCGGGTATACGGGAATTAATCACAACCGTCCTTTGGGCATCCGATTTCAAAAGAGCCCCTCTTACAGGATTAATACTTGGCCTTATTTGTTCGACTGTTTTGGGTTATTATTTAACGGCTATTCCGGGATTCGGTTATGCGGGTGCCGCGATAAGCGTACTTGTTTTGGAATTAACGGCTTTACTTTGGAATGTTGCTGTTCTACAAAAACGATGCAAAGGTGCTTTTCCTGTCCTGCTATTATCGGCTGATTTGCTTTTATTAGTAACAATAGGCTTTCTTTGTACTAAACAAGAATTTTCTATCCTGCATAACGGCATATTGGGATCAATCCGGTCTTTTGAAAATATTTTAATTTTTACCGGTTGTATTATTCTATACATACTCATCAGATTTTGGAGGATAACCAAGAGAAGAAATGAGATATAGCAGAAACAATTGATTTGAGGGTCATAAAAATAAAGTTAAACTGAATACAACAAATCGCTTAGTGGCATATTACTTCCAGAGTCATAGTTCATGATAATGGAGGAATTGCATCAATGAAACGGAATACCTTGCTTTTTACATTAATGGCGCTATTCATTTTCCTGTTTCCTTTAGTTGTGGAAGCCGCTGAAAAAGAAAATCATCCGTACCATTTTGGATTCAAAAAAAGCAAAAATGGCAAACTTCCTTCTATTGACCAGGAGGGATTTAAAGATATTATCCAGAAACATGGAGCTATTTTTTTGGGGGACACAGGCCAAAAGGAACTTTTTCTTACATTCGACAACGGTTATGAAAATGGAAATACAGGCAAAGTTTTAGATGTTTTAAAGGAAAAAAGGGTTCAAGCAGTCTTCTTTGTTACCGGGCATTTTGTAAAAGACCAGCCGGATTTAGTGAAACGAATGGTTGATGAAGGCCACCTTGTAGGTAATCATTCGTGGAGCCATCCCGATATGACCCAAATTTCCACTGATAAAATAAGGGATGAGCTTGATAGAGTTAAGCAGGAAGTCACAAGTTTAACGGGACAAAAAGAGATGCATTTTTTGCGTCCGCCAAGAGGGATATTTAGCGACCGGATACTGGCAGCCAGCAGGGAATTGGGGTATACCAACGTCTTTTGGTCCCTTGCCTATAAAGATTGGGATATAAGAGATCAAAAAGGATGGAACTATGCATACAAAAAGGTCATGGATCAACTTCACCCGGGTGCGGTCATTTTGCTTCATTCGGTTTCTAAGGATAACAAAGAGGCTCTGGGCAGAATCATTGACAATGCAAGAAAACAAGGGTATGAATTTAAAAGGCTGGATAAATTGACATCAAAAAATTACTGAATTCACCTGCAAGAACTTTTCACTGTTTTTTGTTTTATTGAAAGGAGATTCACTTTTGATCAAACTTGTATTGATTCGTCATGGACAAAGCATATGGAATCTTGAAAATAGGTTTACCGGATGGACAGATGTAGACCTGTCCCCCAATGGACTCAACGAAGCGAGAGAAGCGGGAATCATTTTAAGAAAAAACGGATTTTCATTTGATATTGCTTACACATCTGTTTTAAAAAGGGCCATTCGAACATTGTGGATTTGCCTTCATGAATTGGATCTTGTATGGATTCCGGTCCACAAAACATGGCGTTTAAATGAAAGGCATTATGGGGCCCTTCAAGGGTTAAACAAAGCAGAAACAGCAAAAAAATATGGAGAAGACCAGGTCCGGTTATGGAGAAGATCAACAAATGTCCGCCCTCCAGCCCTTACAAAAAATGATGAAAGATACGAAGCTGCTCATCCAAAATATAAAGGATTAAAGGAAGGGGAATTTCCTCTTACGGAAAATCTCGAAGATACAGAACGAAGAGTTTTGTTTTATTGGGATGAAGAAATTGCGCCAAACTTGAAAAAAGGAAAAAAAGTGATCATCTCAGCTCATGGCAATACACTACGGGCACTTGTTCAATACTTGGATGATAGATCGCCTGACGGTATAGCAAGCTTAAATATTCCAACCGGTATACCCCTAGTTTATGAATTAGATGATCATTTAAAACCGGTTCGTCACTATTACTTGAATAGAGAGGGGGAAATTCCTGAAGGGGAGATTCCGAAGCATATGGAATAAATTCAGGAATAAAAGTAAACTAGTCATGTAATAAGCCGACGAATCAACAGAAGATGGGGGTAATCGGGTACCTGAAAGAATCTATTCGAATAATTAACTCCGGTGACTAAAGGGTGCAAGTTCTTGTCTTTCGATCAGGACAAAAACTTGCACCCTTTTGAAAACTTAGCTTAAGTATTAGCCTTTAGGCTTAGTAGATCCTAACTCTTATTCCGAAAATTTTACTACCGATTCCGTTATTATGTGTTACTTTTACTGTGTATTTTCCTTCTTTATTTGGAGTAAAGTAAACAGTCTTTTCGAACCCGCTTTTGGTATTATAGGATGAGATAGTATTTCCATTTGGATCGACAATTTTTACTGTCAGTCCGGTCTTCGTATAATCATTGATGTGGAAACGGCCTTCATTGCCATCACTTTTAGAGTAGTAGAAAGAATCTTTCCATTCACCATCGCTATCTAGTTTTTGGTCACCATCGATTACTATGGCTGCCATTGCACTCATGGGTAGAGCTATAGATAATACCAGTGTCAGCAAAAATAGAACACCTTTCTTCATATTTTCTCACCTCCTTCCAACAACTAGTAGATGAAATCATATAAAAGTATATTCCATCTAAAAAATAACATATATTAGAAAATATGTAAATACAATCGGTGAAAATATTTAAATAAATACCAATAAATGTCTGCCATTGCTCATAAGTCGTATTTTGTTGCTGGAAGTTAAATAAAAAATTTTTGGAGGGTATTAGCATTGCAGGATTTCCTTCCATTGCGATGGCTTATTTTGAACGAAGAATTTTCTCCGAAGGCAATCGGGATGGGGGTCTATGTAGCGGGAACGGCTTTAGGCGGTTTTTTGGGCTGGGTCATCATTGGGGGACTGACGGATTTATTATAAGCAGGGAAGGAATTTGAGCCCAAGGCTAAAAGGGCAGTTCCAGGTTCTGCCGGCAGGATCATTTCAGTTTATGTACGGGACCCGGATGAGAATTTGGTTGAGGTATCCAATTACATGGAATAATTCTGGTTCGGGAAAGTATAATTGCACATTTCTCAAAAGGTCCAAGCATCTGTTTGATTTACACCATAAAATAAATTAAATTTTCTATTTTTTTAGAAAGGAATAGGCGGTTTTCCGCTAAGGTGGCCTGATGAAAAATATCGGTACAATTCTGCTTCTTCTCATTCTGTTCATTCTTCTGGTCATCGTACTTTGTACAATGACTAGGCACCCGTATCCTTATTTTAGATAGCTTTTTCTTATTCCGATTCCTTCCTCAATGTTTAAGAATAAGGCTAACAGCCTTGGTCTGGTTAAAAACCAAACTGAGGTTGTTTATTCAGGCATAATGCCTTGATTTTGTGTTTTTTAGCTAAAGTAATTTGCTTTCCCGCAACTTATTTTCCAAGGAATAATGGTTTTCCATTTGTCTTACTTTTAGAGATCGACTCAAAACTGTTTCTCTAGACCCACACGAATTTGATCCGGTACAATGTCAAAGTACTGTATCGAAAGTGGAGGAGGATAGCATGTTATGAATAATTTATCTTCATTACTTGCATTATGGATTAGTCTTATAAGCAATGTAGTGCTGACTGCATTAAAAATTGTCGTTGGATATTTATTCAACAGCCAAGTGCTTATTGCTGACGGTATTCATAATGCCGGTGATGTGATTGCCACTTTCGCAGCACTAACCTCTTCAATGGTGTCGAAGAAACCTGCTGATGCAGACCATCCATACGGTCACGGTAAAGCAGAGGTCATTGCTTCAGCCATTGTTGCAATTATTCTGGCTATGGCAGCTGTTTTGATGGTCTTTAAATCTGTAGAAGTCCTATTTGAGCCGGCAGCAGAAGCCAGTATCATTGCATTAATTGCTGCGTTCATCTCCTTAATATGGAAGCAAGGCCTCTATATATATTGTATCCGTCTTGGGAAAACACAAAGAAGTAAAAGTTTGACCGCAACCGCAAACGACCATCTTGCTGATGTATATGCCTCTACTGCTGCTGTAGCAGGAATTGGTGCTACATTAATTGGTGAGCGTTATGGTATTCCCTTCACTCAATATGGAGACCCGATTGCAGGAATGATCGTGTCCTATTTTGTTCTGAAATTAGCTTATGAAATGGGAAAGGAATCTATTGGGATCCTAATGGAAAAAAATCTGCCTTCAGAACAATTGATTCAATTGGAGGATATAGTCCGATCGATCCCACAAGTTAAACGAATTGATCGAATTCGGGCAAGGGAACACGGCCATTATATTCTTGTTGATATAAGGGTGAGCATTTCGAACGATTTGACAATTCAAGAAGGCCATGACATTAGCCGCTTGATCAAGAATTCCATAAAAAATCAAATTCAGGATGTTGAAGAAGTAATGGTGCATTTAAACCCATGGTATGAAGAGAATGTAACATCTTAAAAAACATCTGTAAAATAGAATTTGGCTATTTAAGGAAGAGGAAGAAAAACTGAAATTTCCAGACATGAATTTTTATTTCCCACGACAAAATAAAAGTATCATCATTCATGAAGGGGAAATTTTCATGCGGGTAAAAACAATCGCTATGTCCATTTGGAATATTATAGATCCTATCTATTATTCCTTTAGCAGATTAAAGTGTATTGGACAGCAAGGACGAAAGAGTACATTTCGGGTCAGACTGACCTTTTACAGAGGACGAGATATAACTTTATCCGACGGAACCCGAATTAACAAAGGCGATATTTTGTTGAAGCTTCATTTGCATAATGTCAT
This Paenibacillus larvae subsp. larvae DNA region includes the following protein-coding sequences:
- a CDS encoding barstar family protein; translated protein: MHDILLDGRKIGNLGQLHTVLKEALELPDYYGNNLDALWDCLTGYVAMPLTIRWVHFQESEKKLGDHSRLLLQLFRDAEEELEGFQLLLE
- a CDS encoding oligosaccharide flippase family protein, which encodes MQLPSFIKQTALRTSVIFLVKIIGFTVRIPLFRILGSEGTGIYQIVYSVYGFVLTLLTGGFPTSLALTTAKNKQRGRRLFKGLVIPFLVFGGISSLICYALAPKPPVCSGIVN
- a CDS encoding ribonuclease domain-containing protein is translated as MKVWKTVLFVLLSLFLLAGCGLSEKKTEPANSLTSFEDVANYLKAHNKLPDNFITKNEAKKLGWDPQKGNLQNVAPGKSIGGDIYQNREGKLPNKKGRVLHEADINYKSGHRGKDRIVFSNDGLIYKTEDHYETFQQMK
- the gpmA gene encoding 2,3-diphosphoglycerate-dependent phosphoglycerate mutase, producing the protein MIKLVLIRHGQSIWNLENRFTGWTDVDLSPNGLNEAREAGIILRKNGFSFDIAYTSVLKRAIRTLWICLHELDLVWIPVHKTWRLNERHYGALQGLNKAETAKKYGEDQVRLWRRSTNVRPPALTKNDERYEAAHPKYKGLKEGEFPLTENLEDTERRVLFYWDEEIAPNLKKGKKVIISAHGNTLRALVQYLDDRSPDGIASLNIPTGIPLVYELDDHLKPVRHYYLNREGEIPEGEIPKHME
- a CDS encoding cation diffusion facilitator family transporter; its protein translation is MNNLSSLLALWISLISNVVLTALKIVVGYLFNSQVLIADGIHNAGDVIATFAALTSSMVSKKPADADHPYGHGKAEVIASAIVAIILAMAAVLMVFKSVEVLFEPAAEASIIALIAAFISLIWKQGLYIYCIRLGKTQRSKSLTATANDHLADVYASTAAVAGIGATLIGERYGIPFTQYGDPIAGMIVSYFVLKLAYEMGKESIGILMEKNLPSEQLIQLEDIVRSIPQVKRIDRIRAREHGHYILVDIRVSISNDLTIQEGHDISRLIKNSIKNQIQDVEEVMVHLNPWYEENVTS
- a CDS encoding oligosaccharide flippase family protein, with the translated sequence MLCISPQTARLLGDSQLEFPIRCLAPALLVVPLLQLFRGFLQGIEFYGYIAASELIEQTVRVSTMLLFVLLWINYGTHAAAGGAVFGACTGAIAALWFLWLTIYKKGLMNGISENSNRPSFIVGSGILLLLKTSFAISLTRLIMPAADFLDALIIPNRLQESGLNQSDAISIYGEIFGMASIIVYMPTILTAALSYTIAAKLAADWQNNNKDSFVERSRLSIEIGWLSGIASMLFFFFHADELSVFIFGNSSAAKAIRFMAFAPLIAGIRELITTVLWASDFKRAPLTGLILGLICSTVLGYYLTAIPGFGYAGAAISVLVLELTALLWNVAVLQKRCKGAFPVLLLSADLLLLVTIGFLCTKQEFSILHNGILGSIRSFENILIFTGCIILYILIRFWRITKRRNEI
- the pdaA gene encoding delta-lactam-biosynthetic de-N-acetylase, with amino-acid sequence MKRNTLLFTLMALFIFLFPLVVEAAEKENHPYHFGFKKSKNGKLPSIDQEGFKDIIQKHGAIFLGDTGQKELFLTFDNGYENGNTGKVLDVLKEKRVQAVFFVTGHFVKDQPDLVKRMVDEGHLVGNHSWSHPDMTQISTDKIRDELDRVKQEVTSLTGQKEMHFLRPPRGIFSDRILAASRELGYTNVFWSLAYKDWDIRDQKGWNYAYKKVMDQLHPGAVILLHSVSKDNKEALGRIIDNARKQGYEFKRLDKLTSKNY